In Astatotilapia calliptera chromosome 16, fAstCal1.2, whole genome shotgun sequence, one genomic interval encodes:
- the LOC113008215 gene encoding trace amine-associated receptor 13c-like: MDTQDGEELCFPQLFNISCKKPTTPLSQLLLPYIVVFSMSLLTVILNLLVIIAVSHFRQLHTPTNFLLLSLAVSDFFIGLLLMPANIIRKKVCWFLGQLACLVFTYVSFIITSASVGIMVLISVDRYAAICDPLHYPTRITRERVKLCVCLCWLCSVIYNILLIKDELVQPGQHNSCYGECKILVDYIAGTTDIVLTFIAPVTVIIVLYMRVFVVAVSQARAMRSQVTAVTLQLSVTLTTKKSELKAARTLGVLVLVFLICFCPHYCIFVFGGKVLNSSSATIVIYLYYFNSCLNPLIYAMFYPWFRKAVKLIVTLEILQPGSCEVSIL, translated from the exons ATGGATACTCAGGATGGAGAAGAGCTCTGCTTTCCACAACTCTTCAACATCTCCTGCAAGAAGCCTACAACTCCTCTGTCTCAATTGTTGCTTCCTTATATTGTTGTGTTCTCAATGTCTCTGCTGACTGTGATTCTCAACCTGCTCGTCATCATTGCAGTCTCCCACTTCAG ACAGCTCCACACACCCACtaacttcctcctcctctctctggctGTGTCAGACTTTTTCATTGGTCTGTTGTTGATGCCTGCAAATATCATCCGGAAGAAGGTTTGTTGGTTTCTTGGTCAGCTTGCATGTTTAGTGTTTACTTATGTATCCTTCATTATTACCTCTGCCTCAgtgggcatcatggtgctgataTCAGTCGACAGGTATGCGGCTATTTGTGACCCTCTGCATTACCCCACCAGAATAACTCGTGAAAGAGTgaaactctgtgtctgtctgtgttggcTCTGCTCTGTTATCTACAACATTTTGCTCATAAAGGATGAACTGGTTCAACCAGGGCAACATAATTCCTGCTATGGAGAGTGTAAAATTCTCGTAGACTACATTGCAGGAACCACTGATATTGTTTTAACCTTTATTGCTCCAGTTACTGTCATCATAGTTCTGTATATGAGAGTGTTTGTGGTGGCTGTGTCTCAGGCCCGTGCCATGCGCTCTCAGGTTACAGCTGTCACACTACAGCTCTCAGTGACTCTAACAACAAAGAAATCAGAGTTAAAAGCAGCCAGGACTCTGGGTGTTCTTGTTCTTGTGTTTCTAATATGTTTCTGTCctcattattgtatttttgtttttggaggaaAGGTGCTTAATAGCTCATCTGCAACTATTGTGATCTATCTGTATTATTTTAACTCCTGTCTAAATCCTTTGATTTATGCTATGTTCTACCCCTGGTTTAGAAAAGCTGTGAAACTAATTGTCACACTAGAGATACTGCAGCCTGGCTCCTGTGAGGTCAGCATActgtag